The Microcaecilia unicolor chromosome 3, aMicUni1.1, whole genome shotgun sequence nucleotide sequence GCAGTCCTCAACAGCATCTTCTTGTCTACGTCACACATGAGAAACCTGGTCCAGCGCTTCCCTAGGCTCCTATACATGGACAAAGTATGCTGTGTAGctgaagagtttgaactgtacacTGTACTCTGCCAAGATGCAAATGGTCGGGGACGAGAATGTGCCTATTGTGTGTCCAGGAAGGGAACGCCTGACTTGGTTGTCTTCATTATGGCCTCATTGGTACAAAGCGTCTCTGCTATCAAATTCAAAGTCAAGTGTGTCACGGTGGGATCCAACATCACCGACATAGACTGTGTGGAGGAGGTTCTACCATGCAGCCGAGTACAGACGTGTAGGACCCAAGTTTTAGAGACCCTCTACAGGAAAGCAGAAGACCTTGGGATACCAAAACTTGACCAAATCAAGAACTTGTTGCACAATATGGCCTATGCAAATTCCCCAAAGATCTACAGTCAATACCTGAGTGACCTAGAGGATGTGTGTCCGTTGAACTTTCTGCAGTACTACCTGGAGACCTGGCATGAAAACAAAGGTACATGGGTTGAGTGCTGGGCATTTGAGAGAAAAAGGGAGTGCCCATTTTGGACCACATTAATTGCCACTTCCAGAAGCTAAATTCCACCCTGGTTTGGCCCTTGACCCTCCCTACATGTGTGCGTGGCTTGTTTGATCTCCAAGCACTGAAGATTGAGTTGGCTTCTTGGAACAAAGAGAAGGTATCCATGTTGTACCATTCAGTCTGTTCTCCCGAGTCAGCCAGACTCATAGAGGAAGAGATGAATCTTGCCAAGCATGGGATCTATGACCTGAAGGA carries:
- the LOC115466470 gene encoding LOW QUALITY PROTEIN: uncharacterized protein ZSWIM9-like (The sequence of the model RefSeq protein was modified relative to this genomic sequence to represent the inferred CDS: inserted 1 base in 1 codon) encodes the protein MEELGLGQEFHTWQQFSTFFDNWSEKHKVLFIIASLKPLTSFRQNPVDYITNLPKTLRFRFVRLICKHSGTYVGQSTVRRNQQREKIDCLASITLRLGPKKDRLVVIEAKLEHNHKLSEVEFSRYFKRQQLEASLGLPIRITNSISKRFLAPEVVWNLEYYSKAKDQGMCELLREFDRLFKSDPEAKVKLVFQEDVAVLNSIFLSTSHMRNLVQRFPRLLYMDKVCCVAEEFELYTVLCQDANGRGRECAYCVSRKGTPDLVVFIMASLVQSVSAIKFKVKCVTVGSNITDIDCVEEVLPCSRVQTCRTQVLETLYRKAEDLGIPKLDQIKNLLHNMAYANSPKIYSQYLSDLEDVCPLNFLQYYLETWHENKGTWVECWAFERKRECPFXDHINCHFQKLNSTLVWPLTLPTCVRGLFDLQALKIELASWNKEKVSMLYHSVCSPESARLIEEEMNLAKHGIYDLKEKEEGFLLEGGICSFVVDHDVTSCTCAIYTSRLLPCRHLFSTRLWTGQPLFDAGLIDTESCSKSSDSTDNS